One segment of Macrotis lagotis isolate mMagLag1 chromosome 1, bilby.v1.9.chrom.fasta, whole genome shotgun sequence DNA contains the following:
- the KCNJ15 gene encoding ATP-sensitive inward rectifier potassium channel 15, whose protein sequence is METIHINMSSTHLMNHTTNSEVKTKRPRVLSKSGHSNVRIDKVDGIYLLYLQDLWTTVIDMKWRYKLSLFAATFVVTWFLFGVIYFVIAFIHGDLEQSPNQTACITKVNSLTGAFLFSLESQTTIGYGVRFITEECPHAIFLLVIQLVITTLIEIFITGTFLAKIARPKKRAETIKFSHCAVITKHNGKLCLVIQVANMRKSLLIQCQLSGKLLKTHLTKEGERILLNQASVKFHVDSSSESPFLILPMTFYHVLDETSPLRDLTSQNLKEKEFELVVLLNATVESTSAVCQSRTSYVPEEIYWGFEFVPVVSLSKNGKYVADFSKFEEIRRSSDCTFYCIDQEKQKLEMKYREEEQRERELRTILLQQNNT, encoded by the coding sequence ATGGAAACCATTCACATCAATATGTCAAGCACACATCTCATGAATCACACAACTAATTCTGAAGTCAAGACAAAACGACCTCGAGTATTGTCAAAAAGTGGACACAGCAATGTGAGGATTGACAAAGTTGATGGTATCTACTTGCTTTACCTTCAAGACTTATGGACAACAGTTATAGACATGAAGTGGAGGTACAAACTTTCCCTATTTGCTGCCACTTTTGTGGTGACCTGGTTTCTATTTGGAGTAATCTATTTTGTGATTGCATTTATTCATGGAGATTTGGAACAGTCCCCAAATCAAACAGCCTGCATTACAAAAGTCAACTCCTTAACTGgggcatttcttttttctcttgagtCCCAGACAACTATTGGATATGGTGTACGTTTCATCACTGAAGAGTGTCCTCATGCCATTTTCTTGCTGGTTATTCAACTAGTTATAACAACTTTAATTGAAATCTTTATTACTGGTACTTTCCTGGCCAAAATTGCAAGACCTAAAAAACGGGCTGAGACCATTAAATTTAGCCATTGTGCTGTCATTACCAAGCACAATGGGAAGTTATGCCTGGTGATTCAAGTGGCCAACATGAGAAAAAGTCTGCTAATCCAATGCCAACTTTCTGGCAAACTCCTCAAGACTCATCTTactaaagaaggggaaaggatacTACTCAACCAAGCCTCTGTCAAGTTTCATGTGGATTCTTCTTCTGAAAGTCCCTTCCTCATTCTACCCATGACATTTTATCATGTGCTAGATGAGACAAGCCCCCTGAGAGATCTGACCTCACAAAATCTGAAAGAAAAGGAGTTTGAATTGGTGGTTCTCCTCAATGCCACAGTGGAATCCACCAGTGCTGTCTGCCAGAGTCGAACATCTTATGTCCCAGAGGAAATCTACTGGGGATTTGAATTTGTACCTGTGGTATCACtctcaaaaaatggaaaatatgtgGCTGATTTCAGTAAGTTTGAAGAAATACGAAGAAGTTCAGACTGTACATTTTATTGCATagaccaagaaaaacaaaaacttgaaATGAAATATAGGGaagaagaacagagagagagagagctcaggACAATTTTGTTACAACAGAATAATACATGA